AGTGGCTGACGATATAGTCAAGATGCGCAAGCAGAGCTTCAGGGGTCCTGGCGGAGGGTTCGTCGGCCGCGAACGGGCCGTAGGCGTTCATCCCGGCGACGCCGCCAGCCGCGGCCAGAGAGGCCAGCTGCCAGTCGGCGAGATTCCTCGGCGACGAGGCCAGAGAGCGGCAGTTTGAATGAGAGGCGATAAACGGCACCTTCATGACGTCGGCGATCTCACGAAAGCCGGCGTCGTTCAGATGGCTCACGTCTATCACCATCCCGAGGCGGCAGGCCTCGGCCGCCAGCTCGCGGCCAAAGTCCGTCAGCGAGCCCTGCGACGATACGGGGGGCGCTGCCGCAAAGGAAACGCCGTCGCAGGCGTAGTTCCGCCGCGACCACGCAAGCCCCAGCAGCCTCACCCCAAGCTCGTAAAATACGCGCAGCAGCAGGATGTCCCTCCCGATCGGCTCCGCCCCCTCGAGGGAGAGAAAGAGCGCTACCTTGCCGTCCGCAGCGGCGGCGCGGCACTCTCCGGCGCTGCGGCAAAGCGCGAACGAGGGCGACTCCTCAAGATCGGCCCGCAGCGCCGATATCTGGTCGAGCGCGTTTCTCAGCGCCCCCTCGGGGACCAGTTCGTCGAGAATGAACACCGAACAGACCACGGCGTTCACCCCCGCGGCGCGAAGCCCCGGCAGAAAACGCTCCTCCATGACGGCATGCCCGCCGCGCCGGCGCAGCGTCAGCACATCGAGCAGCATGTCAAAGTGCGCGTCAAGTACTATTTTTGTCTTCATCATCTTAATTTCAGCCTCTGCATATCGCAGCGCATGAGGTCGAACCAGAGCAGCGTGTGTTCCAGCCCGCCCTCAAGCCCCGCAAGGATTTTCAGTGCCTCCGCCGCCTGCACCGAGGCGATGAACGGAGGTATAAAGGGGGGATTGCCCGTCGTCAGCTCTATTCCTTTATCGGGAGTATCTGTGTTCTCCCACAGCGCCCTGTCTTGAGGGCGCATGACCGCCGCCTGCCCGAAAAAACCGGCCACCGCCCCGTGAATGAACGGAATGCCGAGTCGCCGGCAAAGGCTGAACACGTCCCGGCGTCCGCTGTTGTTATCCAGCGCGTCCAGCACGACATTTGCGGGGGCGATCATATTCACGCCGTTTGTCTCATTTATAAAGATCTCATAATGTTTGACCGAGACGCTCGAATTGACGCGCCGCACGCGCTCCGCGGCGGCGGCGGCTTTCGGCTCGCCGAGGTTTTCTTCCGTGGCGTAAAGCTGGCGGTTGAGGTTGTTTTCGTCAAAGGCGTCGCCGTCGATAAGAATGAGCCTGCCTACGCCGGCGCGGGCGAGAATTTCTGTTATCCAGCCTCCGAGGCCGCCGCAGCCGGCGACCGCCGCGCAGGATTCAAGCAGCTTAGCCTGCCCCTCAAGCCCAAAGGTACCGATCGTGCGCTCATAACGCGAGGGACACATCCCGCCGCGCAGCGCGGATATCTCCGTTTCGCGCATGGAAAGGCCGCTCAACGCGGCCGCTTCGCGGCAGACTTGCAGAGAGACGACGGCGCCTCCGCGGCCGGCTGACCGCTTCCTCATATATTCAACCGCACCGTCACAAGTCAAAAGAATCACTCCCATACATAAGTACGCTGTATCTCAAACCCATTCCGCGCCTGTTTTCACAACTCCATGCCGTCTTAATTATTTTACCCTATAATTGTGGGATTTCACAATTTATCAGCCTCCCGTTTAAGCGTTTTTTTGTCTTATTTCCAAGAAATTCTGTTACAATATATGTTGATATAAATTAGAGAATCCATATTCAGCCGGAGGGGTGCAGATGACGCTCAGGTGTAAAACGCAACTATTTCTCGGAATGATACTGCTGTCCGTATTACTCATACTCGACGTGATGTTCACAAACTTTTTGATCACATCGGCCGAGCAGACAGACAGAGAGCGTATGACCAGGGACCTTTCCAGGACGGTGGTGACCTTGAACGGAGAGGCGCGCACCCTCTCGGCGATAGCCGGCAACTGGGCCTACTCGGACAAGGCGTGGGACTATATGACAGGGCTCAACCCTGACTATCCCAATATATATCTCAACCGCACCGTGCTGACGGAGATCGGCGTCTCCTCGCTGATATTCATCGACAACGACTTCAACGTCAAATTCTCCCGCGACTACAGCGCCCCCGACGACAGCTCCACGCCTGAGAGCGAGATCGGCGCGATCTTCAGCAACCAGGGAGAGGAAATGCTTAAAAATCTTCCGGATGACGGCACCAGCGGTATCGTGATGAAGGGCGACGAACCGATCTTTTTCGCGGTCAAGCACATCCGCCGCTCCGATAAGGGCGGCAGCCAGGCCGGATACCTTATCGCAACGATGGCTCTCTCGCCGAAAATGATCCACAAGGTAGCCAGCGGCCTCCATTTCACCTTTGCCGTGGAACCCGTCTCCAAGAAAGACCTGGGGCGGGAGCTGCCGAACATGATACTCAACAATGACCCGCGAAATTCGTTCATCACAGGGCGCATACTCGTGCGGGATCACGCCGGAGTGCCCGCCTTCTGGATTTCCGGCATCGCCCCCAACGTGGATATCAAAAGCGCCGAGCGTGAACTGCAGATACTGTTCTTCATCCTCGCCGTCGCCGCGCTCTTCGTCGTATTCCTCTTCGGATTTTTCATGAAATTCCAGATAACGAACCGCATGAAGCGGCTGCAGCGTGAGATCGAGGCCATCCGCGACGAATCAGGAGACGCGCGCAGCATCACGATCGACCGCAGGCGTGACGAGATCACGAGCATCCAGCGCACGATGAACGACTTCATGGCCTTCTTCGACTTCAAACAGGGAGAGAAAAACAAGGCGGACGATATAACGATCTCCGTTTACAGACGCTTCGCGGAAGCAGGCCGGCGCCTCTGTATGAAGGCGCTTGAGGACATCGCGACCGCTTTTTCTCCGGGAGACGAAAAATTCCGCGCCGGGCTCATCAGATGCGCCGCGAAAACACGCGATTTCGCCAAAGAAAACGGCATGGAAGAGGAAGAACTGATCTATATCTACCTGGGAGCGCTCTTCAGCCGCATGGGCATGCTCTCGCTGCCATTCTCCATACGCACGAAAACCTCCCCGCTCACGCCGGCGGAGCTTCGTGAATACCGCAAATACCCGATAAAATCAAGAGACTTCATGAACGAGATAGAGCTCCTGCGCCCCGCCTCCGCGCTGCCGTACGCGTGGAATGAGAACTGGGACGGCACCGGCTTCCCGCAGGGGCTCTCCGGCAGCGCGATACCGCTGTCGGCAAGGATATTCGCCGTCGTGGACGCCTGGAACGAGATGACGCGCCCCTGGCCTGGACGCCGCCTCCCCACCGACGAAGAAGTGATAGAACGGCTGCGCGCCCAGGCAGGAACACGCCTCGATCCGCAGCTCGTGGATAAATTCATCGCTTTTTTAAGGAAACGCTGATCAAATAAAATTTGCAGAAGAAAACGCGATCTTATTTACGCCGTTTCGACGCGTCTGCCGCCAAAGCCATATCTGCCGCTGATTATCCGGCCGCCGCGCGGTTCGTATAGTCAGCGATTTTTTCAGAAATGTAAGGAGAGAAAAACATGATCGAGATCGACGCAAGAAAACTGGAATGCCCCAAACCCGTCCTGCTTGTAAAGGAAGAGGCGGACAAAGGGACCGAGGCTATCCGCGCATGTGTGGACAACGAAGTCGCGGCGGGAAACGTTACCCGTTTCTTTGAAAGCCGCGGATACGAGGCCTCACGCGAGGACAGGGCCGAAGGGATATATATAACGGGCAAAAAGAGCGGCGGACCGGCGACGGCTCTCAAAAGCGAGCCGCGCACCGCGATACTCTTCACCTCCGACAAGATAGGCGCCCCCTCCGACGGCCTCGGAGAGGTGCTCATGAAGGCATACCTCGGGACGCTGTCGAAGAGCGCCACGCCCCCGTCGGTGATCGCCCTGATGAACGAAGGCGTCAAGATGGGACTGCCCGAGGCGTCGACATTCGACACACTCAGGGAGCTGGAGACGATGGGGACGAAGATACTGATCTGCGGCACCTGCACGAAGCATTTCGGCATCACCGAAGCGATCACGATCGGGACCATCTCCAACATGTTTGAGATCTCCGAGGCTGTATTCGGGACGGATAAGCCGATCGTCCTCGGCTGATATGAGACATATCTATCTCAACAACGCGGCCACCACCTGGCCCAAGCCGCAGGAGGTCCCGCAGTCGGTCTTTGATTTCATGACGCGCTCCGGGGCAAACGCCGCGCGCGGCTCAGCCTCGGAACGCGACATAAAAAGCCTGGACATCATATTTACGGCCCGCGCGCGCGCCGCCAAGCTATTTGGAGGCTACGCCAAGGCCAATCCCAAATATGTGACCCTGACCGCCAACGTCACGCACTCGCTGAACATCGTCATAAAGGGGTTCCTCAAGCCCGAGATGCGCGTTGTCACCACCTCGATGGAACACAATTCGGTGGTGCGCCCGCTACGGGAATTGCAGAAACAGGGAGTTCTCGTCGACGTTCTGCAGTGCAGCCTGCGCGGATACCTGCCGCCCAAGGCCCTCTCCGAGGCGCTGCTTGAAAAAACAGATCTCGTAGTCATGACCCATTGCAGCAACGTCTGCGGCTCCGTTCAGCCGCTCGAAGAGGCCGCCGAGATCTGCGCCAGACGCGGCGTGCCGCTCGTTGCGGACTGCGCTCAAACCGGGGGGCTCCTGCCTGTCGACGCGCGGGAACTCGGCCTTGCCGCCCTCTGCTTCACCGGGCACAAGGGACTTTTCGGCCCGCAAGGCACCGGCGGGATCGTCTGGAATCCCGAGTTTGCCGAAAGATGCGCGCCGCTTTCCGTGGGCGGCACCGGCAGCCTATCCCACGAAGAGACACAGCCGGCCCTTATGCCGGATAAATTCGAGGCGGGCACGCCAAACCTTCCGGGAATGGCGGGACTGGACGCCGCGCTCGAATGGCTCGAAAAGACCGGCGTCGCGGAGATAGCCGCCAAAGAGGAGAAACTTGGAAGACGCCTCGAAGAGGGGCTGCTTTCAATAGACGGTATCCGACTGCTCGGCGCCGCCGGCGGCAGCGGTCCGCGGCTTCCCGTATACGCCTTCAACATCGACGGTATGGACAACGGGACCCTGGCGCGCGCCCTCAGCGACCAATACGGCATCGAAAGCCGCCCCGGCCTGCACTGTTCGCCGCTGGCCCACCGTACGCTCGGAACCTTCCCCGAGGGCGCGCTACGCCTCTCCCCAGGCTATTTCAACACGGAGGAAGAGATCGATTATACTGTCGCCGCCATCAACGAACTGGTAAATCGGCGTTTATACGCACCGCTGACTTAGCTCAACAAGGCCGGAAAATCCTCGACGCACCAAAGTGCGCCTGCGGTTTTCCGGCCTTATTTCGCGTCGTCATCGGCACGTCTAAACGCCGATTTACGCGATTGCGGGGAAAGATAAACAGCGATTTAGCGCCCTTCCGTCGCTCCGGCCTCCGAGCCGGAGCCTAGAGTCGTCGGGTTTGGCTTTGCCCTTTAAAAGGCTCCCTCTCCGAGGGGGCTCCCGCCGCAGGCGGGTGGAGGAGATTTGACCTTGGTTTTGTCTTTGGCCTTCCGCGGCTTCCGCCGCGGGCACTGCGTAGCGCTGAAAACATGCGCCACACAGTGCAACACTCCTTCCGACCCGGCGCAAAATCGCGCGCCGGCCCACCTCCCTCGGCGAGGGAGGCTTTAAAATATAAATCGCAGTTTATCGTTCCCTCCCAATCGCGTAAATCGCAGTTTATCTTTCCCCGCAATCGCGTAAATCGGCGTTTAGACGTGCCGGATGCTAAATAACTTTGGGGTCTGCGCCCGGAGCCGTATATCAATACGGCGAGGACCGCAGACCCCGAAGTTATGACGCAGACGGCGCGTATAAACGCCGATTTACGCCGATTTACGCGGCTATGTAGCCCTTGGCTACCAAAACCGCTTTTGAGTATTCGTCTTCCGGGCGGTATCCTTTGCTCAGCAGCTCGCGTATGTACGTGCCGTTATAGGTAAAACTGAAAACTATCTGCGCGAGGCAGAGCGTCAGCACGCTGGCCGCGAACATTATCACGGCCCACTTAGCGTCTCCGCGGCATATCGGGACCAGAAAACCGAAAAAGAACACCGTCCAGCTGAACCCGACTTTTGCCGAGCGCATCTGGCCGTCATCGGCTATAAGTCTTATTATCATATTTCCATTCCCCCATATCTGTTCCATTTTTATCATACCAGGCATTGTTATTTACCGTTTATTTGCCTATTCACACCGTAAATATTAACACGTATCGCCATAACAGAGGTATAATTAATTAATAAATTGACGATTTGGAAGGAGAAATTTCACATGGCGTTATGGATAGCACTGGGAATAGCCGCGCTCGTAGTGATATGGGTCATCGCGACATATAACGGGCTCGTCAAACTGAGAAATATGGCCCGGGAGGCATGGAGCGGCATCGATGTGCAGCTCAAGCGCCGCAGCGACCTTATTCCGAATCTCGTGGAGACGGTCAAAGGCTACGCCGGACATGAGAAAAGCACGCTGGACGACGTGACCCGCGCGCGGACCGCGGTAGTAAACGCGGGCGAAGGCACGGCGGAACGGATAAAGGCGGAAAACATGCTGACATCCACGCTGCGCTCGCTATTCGCCGTCGCCGAGGCATACCCTGACCTTAAGGCCAATACAAACTTCCTCCAGCTTCAGGGGGAACTCAGTAAGATAGAGGATGAGATCCAGATGTCGCGCCGTTATTACAACGGTTCCGCCCGCAACCTCAACAACGCTGTGCAGCAGTTCCCGGGAATGCTGATCGCGGGTCCGCTGGGGTTTTCCGTGCTGCCCTATTACGAGGCTGACGAATCAGAGAGGACCGTTCCCAAGGTCGCTTTTTAACGATCAGAGGGTAACCGCATAGCATATATTTTAAGGAGGCGGCAAATGAAAAAGACAAAGATCTGCCTGTTGTTCGTGCTTTGTGCCTTTATCTTCTCCGCTCTTCCTGCTCTGGCTGCCGAGACCATTGAAAATTTCAGGAGCACGATAGCCATTCGTGAGGACAGCTCTCTTGAGGTCAAGGAAAAGCTGCTGGTAAACGTGGAAAATAAGAGCATAAAACGCGGCATTATCAGGAACTTCCCCGTCTGGTACAAGGACAGAGACGGCCGTTCATTCGAGGTCGGTTTTGACATAGATTCCGTAAAGCTGGACGGCGAGGATATTCCCTATGACGTTTCTTATGAGGGTGATTTTGCCTATGTGAAGATAGGCGACCCCAATTCGCTGATCCCCCCGGGGCTCCATATCTTTACGATAAAATATACGACGACGCGCCAGGTGGGCTTCTTTGAGGATTATGACGAGCTTTACTGGAATGTAACCGGCAACGGCTGGTCATGGCCGATAATGGAGGCGTCATGCAGCGTTTCGCTGCCGCAAAGGTATGCCAAAGAACCATTTCGCTCGATAGAGTGGTATGTTGGCGCCTATGGAGAGCGCGGACGTAAGGAAGACGCTAAGCTCGTCGATAAAAATATGGTGATCACGACACACCCGTTGGCCGCGGGAGAGGGGCTCACCGTAGTTTACACTTGGAAGAAAGGCCTCGTCCTGCCGCCGCCGTCGCCCTTTGGCGACGAGCGCACGCAAAGCTGGGTAGCGTTCGCGACACTTATACTCTCCTGCGCCTGGTTTGTTTTCGTCTTTGTGAGGCGAACCGGAGGCGGAGAGCCGCCGGCTGTGATCCCGCGCTTCTATCCGCCCAAGAATTCGTCTCCCGCGTTCGTTCGCTACATAAAGGAGATGAAGGTCGACCGCGTTTCGATGACGGCAAATATCATCGGGCTGGCGGTAAAGGGCGCGCTTAAAATAGAGGAAAGCGACGAGCCGCCCTCGTTCTTCGGCCGTAAAAAGAG
The window above is part of the Cloacibacillus evryensis DSM 19522 genome. Proteins encoded here:
- a CDS encoding aminotransferase class V-fold PLP-dependent enzyme: MRHIYLNNAATTWPKPQEVPQSVFDFMTRSGANAARGSASERDIKSLDIIFTARARAAKLFGGYAKANPKYVTLTANVTHSLNIVIKGFLKPEMRVVTTSMEHNSVVRPLRELQKQGVLVDVLQCSLRGYLPPKALSEALLEKTDLVVMTHCSNVCGSVQPLEEAAEICARRGVPLVADCAQTGGLLPVDARELGLAALCFTGHKGLFGPQGTGGIVWNPEFAERCAPLSVGGTGSLSHEETQPALMPDKFEAGTPNLPGMAGLDAALEWLEKTGVAEIAAKEEKLGRRLEEGLLSIDGIRLLGAAGGSGPRLPVYAFNIDGMDNGTLARALSDQYGIESRPGLHCSPLAHRTLGTFPEGALRLSPGYFNTEEEIDYTVAAINELVNRRLYAPLT
- a CDS encoding DUF2207 domain-containing protein, producing MKKTKICLLFVLCAFIFSALPALAAETIENFRSTIAIREDSSLEVKEKLLVNVENKSIKRGIIRNFPVWYKDRDGRSFEVGFDIDSVKLDGEDIPYDVSYEGDFAYVKIGDPNSLIPPGLHIFTIKYTTTRQVGFFEDYDELYWNVTGNGWSWPIMEASCSVSLPQRYAKEPFRSIEWYVGAYGERGRKEDAKLVDKNMVITTHPLAAGEGLTVVYTWKKGLVLPPPSPFGDERTQSWVAFATLILSCAWFVFVFVRRTGGGEPPAVIPRFYPPKNSSPAFVRYIKEMKVDRVSMTANIIGLAVKGALKIEESDEPPSFFGRKKSVFTLVKVNDDIKMTRDEEAMMMRLFPGNRESITLEQRYAKELSAANGGLRRSISALSQKLVSNKLGLCLTGALIFIAGLASTLPFTGDSTETTMASGILGGAVIVISFVRKVSPGSSLFTRAKEISLSVFPAVLAAFAAYLIFEGEYAVLLIILPFIAAATVTAIMRPFVTRRTAEGEALNSEVEGLNLYITVAEKDRMEMLDAPEDTPELFERLLPYAMALGAAKTWGDRFARVLEQAQYTPRWYAGPTPYIFMNTGGFGSFSDALGSSMASGMKPEQAPSSFSGADGGGFSGGGGGGGGGSGW
- a CDS encoding LemA family protein produces the protein MALWIALGIAALVVIWVIATYNGLVKLRNMAREAWSGIDVQLKRRSDLIPNLVETVKGYAGHEKSTLDDVTRARTAVVNAGEGTAERIKAENMLTSTLRSLFAVAEAYPDLKANTNFLQLQGELSKIEDEIQMSRRYYNGSARNLNNAVQQFPGMLIAGPLGFSVLPYYEADESERTVPKVAF
- a CDS encoding dipeptidase, translating into MMKTKIVLDAHFDMLLDVLTLRRRGGHAVMEERFLPGLRAAGVNAVVCSVFILDELVPEGALRNALDQISALRADLEESPSFALCRSAGECRAAAADGKVALFLSLEGAEPIGRDILLLRVFYELGVRLLGLAWSRRNYACDGVSFAAAPPVSSQGSLTDFGRELAAEACRLGMVIDVSHLNDAGFREIADVMKVPFIASHSNCRSLASSPRNLADWQLASLAAAGGVAGMNAYGPFAADEPSARTPEALLAHLDYIVSHCGAGHAGMGLDLCACLLSVNAGYIDEGDTDLFKDHADAGERFIKAVRRRYGEGEADGILGENFMRVFERVMGC
- a CDS encoding HD domain-containing phosphohydrolase: MTLRCKTQLFLGMILLSVLLILDVMFTNFLITSAEQTDRERMTRDLSRTVVTLNGEARTLSAIAGNWAYSDKAWDYMTGLNPDYPNIYLNRTVLTEIGVSSLIFIDNDFNVKFSRDYSAPDDSSTPESEIGAIFSNQGEEMLKNLPDDGTSGIVMKGDEPIFFAVKHIRRSDKGGSQAGYLIATMALSPKMIHKVASGLHFTFAVEPVSKKDLGRELPNMILNNDPRNSFITGRILVRDHAGVPAFWISGIAPNVDIKSAERELQILFFILAVAALFVVFLFGFFMKFQITNRMKRLQREIEAIRDESGDARSITIDRRRDEITSIQRTMNDFMAFFDFKQGEKNKADDITISVYRRFAEAGRRLCMKALEDIATAFSPGDEKFRAGLIRCAAKTRDFAKENGMEEEELIYIYLGALFSRMGMLSLPFSIRTKTSPLTPAELREYRKYPIKSRDFMNEIELLRPASALPYAWNENWDGTGFPQGLSGSAIPLSARIFAVVDAWNEMTRPWPGRRLPTDEEVIERLRAQAGTRLDPQLVDKFIAFLRKR
- a CDS encoding HesA/MoeB/ThiF family protein — protein: MRKRSAGRGGAVVSLQVCREAAALSGLSMRETEISALRGGMCPSRYERTIGTFGLEGQAKLLESCAAVAGCGGLGGWITEILARAGVGRLILIDGDAFDENNLNRQLYATEENLGEPKAAAAAERVRRVNSSVSVKHYEIFINETNGVNMIAPANVVLDALDNNSGRRDVFSLCRRLGIPFIHGAVAGFFGQAAVMRPQDRALWENTDTPDKGIELTTGNPPFIPPFIASVQAAEALKILAGLEGGLEHTLLWFDLMRCDMQRLKLR
- the yedF gene encoding sulfurtransferase-like selenium metabolism protein YedF, whose amino-acid sequence is MIEIDARKLECPKPVLLVKEEADKGTEAIRACVDNEVAAGNVTRFFESRGYEASREDRAEGIYITGKKSGGPATALKSEPRTAILFTSDKIGAPSDGLGEVLMKAYLGTLSKSATPPSVIALMNEGVKMGLPEASTFDTLRELETMGTKILICGTCTKHFGITEAITIGTISNMFEISEAVFGTDKPIVLG